A single window of Jiangella alkaliphila DNA harbors:
- a CDS encoding GntR family transcriptional regulator: MGRTSARNGRTAAADDEMLDVIAKSVRGTFMTVEEMTQAFIREAILQGAFPPGHRLNLDAIAAHLGVSRMPVRASLRQLEGEGLVRIHTHRGVTVSVLSPPEIAEIYELRILLEGHLIELSIPNLTPEVLDDLKGLAVQLDDTTDLATGLELRKEFYERLYALADRPRTLASAKNLRDAVGRYLLLRRVPERGGHPGLIAHLEAGDAEKAKAWLAAHLGRVSGELQALVEKEESETV, translated from the coding sequence ATGGGTAGGACGAGCGCTCGCAACGGCCGGACGGCAGCTGCCGACGACGAGATGCTCGACGTCATCGCGAAGTCCGTGCGCGGCACGTTCATGACCGTCGAGGAGATGACCCAGGCGTTCATCCGCGAGGCGATCCTCCAGGGTGCCTTCCCGCCGGGTCACCGCCTGAACCTCGATGCCATCGCCGCCCACCTCGGCGTGAGCCGCATGCCCGTCCGGGCCAGCCTCCGCCAGCTCGAGGGCGAGGGCCTGGTCCGCATCCACACCCACCGCGGCGTCACCGTGTCGGTGCTCAGCCCGCCGGAGATCGCGGAGATCTACGAGCTGCGCATCCTGCTCGAGGGCCACCTGATCGAGCTGTCCATCCCGAACCTCACGCCCGAGGTGCTCGACGACCTCAAGGGCCTGGCCGTGCAGCTCGACGACACCACCGATCTCGCCACCGGCCTGGAGCTGCGCAAGGAGTTCTACGAGCGGCTGTACGCGCTGGCCGACCGGCCGCGCACGCTCGCGTCGGCCAAGAACCTGCGCGACGCCGTGGGCCGCTACCTGCTGCTGCGCCGCGTCCCCGAGCGCGGCGGACACCCGGGCCTGATCGCCCACCTCGAGGCCGGCGACGCCGAGAAGGCCAAGGCCTGGCTGGCCGCGCACCTCGGCCGGGTCTCCGGAGAACTGCAGGCGCTGGTCGAGAAGGAAGAGTCCGAGACCGTCTGA
- a CDS encoding ABC transporter ATP-binding protein: protein MSVLTIEHVSKTFTTKRGRVVQETHALADVSLSVEEGEFCVIIGASGCGKSTLLRMIDGLTAPSSGSITLKGRPITGPGPDRGVVFQHAHLLPWRTVRKNVEFGLECLGVGQRERRERAATYIDMVGLSGFENHYPGQLSGGMQQRCGLARAFAVEPEMLLLDEPFGALDAQTKLVMQVELERIWGVRRSTAMLITHDIEEALFLADRIVVMSNRPGRVAQIVDVPFSRPRRDDLRSDPEFAKMKFQLWDALKAGAAGHAA, encoded by the coding sequence ATGAGCGTCCTGACCATCGAGCACGTGTCCAAGACCTTCACCACGAAACGTGGCCGGGTCGTACAGGAGACACACGCACTGGCTGATGTCAGCCTGTCCGTCGAGGAAGGTGAGTTCTGCGTCATCATCGGCGCGAGCGGCTGCGGCAAGTCCACGCTGCTGCGCATGATCGACGGTCTGACGGCGCCGTCCTCCGGCAGCATCACGCTCAAGGGCCGCCCGATCACCGGTCCCGGGCCCGATCGCGGCGTCGTCTTCCAGCACGCGCACCTGCTGCCGTGGCGGACGGTCCGGAAGAACGTCGAGTTCGGCCTCGAGTGTCTGGGCGTCGGCCAGCGGGAGCGTCGCGAGCGCGCCGCGACCTACATCGACATGGTCGGGCTGTCCGGCTTCGAGAACCACTACCCGGGCCAGCTCTCCGGCGGCATGCAGCAGCGGTGCGGCCTGGCCCGCGCGTTCGCCGTCGAGCCCGAGATGCTGCTGCTGGACGAGCCGTTCGGCGCCCTGGACGCCCAGACGAAGCTGGTCATGCAGGTCGAGCTGGAGCGCATCTGGGGCGTACGGCGCAGCACCGCGATGCTCATCACCCACGACATCGAGGAGGCGCTCTTCCTCGCCGACCGCATCGTCGTGATGAGCAACCGGCCCGGCCGCGTCGCCCAGATCGTCGACGTGCCGTTCAGCCGGCCCCGCCGCGACGACCTGCGCAGCGACCCGGAGTTCGCGAAGATGAAGTTCCAGCTCTGGGACGCGCTGAAGGCGGGGGCGGCCGGTCATGCGGCCTGA
- a CDS encoding ABC transporter permease: MRPEPAAPVAETPAPEAPVVAATPAPDRLPLHQRVWFQRTLTWGLLLVAWEVFAWQAGPFFFPSLGDVAGGFRTILGDGSLSLVAESFTQMLVGFGIAVLIGVPVGLLMGTFRPVEFLLGPYVNALFVTSLAAVLPFIILVFGTGFEFRVAVVALFAIFYVTINPANGVRSIDPAVLEMARSFNIGPVKRFVSITLPGTLPFIIAGLRLGLGQAVQGMIIAELWVTIGTGRKLTTLGLDRNLGEFFALAAVIVLVGTALTQSLMIAQRRLTPWSGDVAASVKGAN; encoded by the coding sequence ATGCGGCCTGAGCCGGCGGCGCCGGTCGCCGAGACCCCGGCACCCGAGGCTCCGGTCGTCGCGGCTACACCCGCACCGGACCGGCTGCCGCTCCACCAGCGGGTGTGGTTCCAGCGGACGCTCACCTGGGGACTGCTGCTCGTGGCCTGGGAGGTGTTCGCCTGGCAGGCCGGGCCGTTCTTCTTCCCCAGCCTCGGCGACGTCGCGGGCGGCTTCCGGACGATCCTCGGCGACGGCTCGCTGTCGCTGGTCGCGGAGAGCTTCACCCAGATGCTGGTCGGCTTCGGCATCGCGGTGCTCATCGGCGTGCCGGTCGGCCTGCTGATGGGGACCTTCCGGCCGGTCGAGTTCCTGCTCGGCCCGTACGTCAACGCGCTGTTCGTGACCTCGCTGGCCGCCGTGCTGCCGTTCATCATCCTGGTGTTCGGCACCGGCTTCGAGTTTCGGGTCGCCGTGGTCGCGCTGTTCGCGATCTTCTACGTCACGATCAACCCGGCGAACGGGGTCCGGTCGATCGACCCCGCGGTGCTGGAGATGGCGCGGTCGTTCAACATCGGCCCGGTCAAGCGGTTCGTCTCGATCACCCTGCCCGGCACGCTGCCGTTCATCATCGCCGGCCTGCGCCTCGGCCTCGGCCAGGCCGTCCAAGGCATGATCATCGCCGAGCTCTGGGTGACGATCGGCACCGGCCGCAAGCTCACCACCCTCGGCCTGGACCGCAACCTGGGCGAGTTCTTCGCGCTGGCCGCGGTGATCGTCCTGGTCGGCACCGCACTCACCCAGTCGCTCATGATCGCCCAGCGACGGCTGACCCCGTGGTCCGGCGACGTGGCCGCCAGCGTCAAGGGGGCGAACTGA
- a CDS encoding ABC transporter permease — protein sequence MASTTKPGVARIDPTGPVLMWTLRITSVVALLAAWEWYGRRPDSFTIAPVTDVARAMWDGFASGEFGRALAGTMLTMVVGYVIAAVIGVGVGLWIGVSRYAQNTIEPLVHAGYATPVSLLIPILGIYTGLELRGRIILVVLWCVFEILVNTSTGIKEVPPALIDVGKSFNASRFDLYRKVVLPAARPYIFLGLKIGVGRAIRGAVTAELLLSAANLGRILLGAQSTFDIPTLLAGIVLTMLLGLVLMQVASYVERRSLSYRAV from the coding sequence ATGGCGTCGACGACGAAGCCGGGCGTGGCCCGGATCGACCCGACCGGCCCGGTCCTCATGTGGACGCTGCGGATCACCTCGGTGGTCGCGCTGCTGGCCGCCTGGGAGTGGTACGGCCGCCGGCCCGACTCCTTCACCATCGCGCCGGTCACCGACGTCGCCAGGGCGATGTGGGACGGCTTCGCCAGCGGCGAGTTCGGCCGGGCGCTGGCCGGGACGATGCTCACCATGGTGGTCGGCTATGTCATCGCCGCCGTGATCGGCGTCGGGGTCGGCCTGTGGATCGGCGTGTCCCGCTACGCCCAGAACACCATCGAGCCGCTGGTGCACGCCGGCTACGCGACCCCCGTGTCGCTGCTCATCCCGATCCTCGGCATCTACACCGGCCTGGAGCTGCGCGGCCGGATCATCCTCGTGGTGCTGTGGTGCGTCTTCGAGATCCTGGTCAACACCTCGACCGGGATCAAGGAGGTGCCGCCGGCGCTGATCGACGTCGGCAAGTCGTTCAACGCCTCCAGGTTCGACCTCTACCGCAAGGTCGTGCTGCCCGCGGCGAGACCGTACATCTTCCTCGGCCTCAAGATCGGCGTCGGCCGGGCCATCCGCGGCGCGGTGACCGCCGAGCTGCTGCTGTCGGCGGCGAACCTCGGCCGCATCCTGCTCGGCGCCCAGTCGACCTTCGACATCCCGACGCTCCTCGCCGGCATCGTCCTGACGATGCTGCTCGGCCTGGTGCTCATGCAAGTCGCGTCCTACGTGGAGCGCAGGAGCCTGTCCTACCGGGCGGTGTGA
- a CDS encoding ABC transporter substrate-binding protein, whose product MARQKAIRAAVPAVALVLLAAACGGGDDDGASTSGGESASIRVANTSPTQPGFVPAKYGVITYGSDFGLDMTIDNFTTFDSHAVATQTVLSGRADVVAGSLVSNLLLNEQGQDFKLFCPYIAQDDFVIAGANGIDSVEDLFDANTRVALDSPGGAGDVILNAMLQSLGEDRTAADIPGIQILESSGLRTTAFAAGDVDATVIHDYQYYEAAEQAPDPVIIASLFEEVPGFVKEAHAAPADWLEENSELAAEYCASVLMGMRDLSADYDAFVSAVEEFADVEEMPDDETLRALHASAVEYGFWPGEDGGLSEESITLMAEVGVNSGLLEEVPKYEDVVAVDILERALELVEEQS is encoded by the coding sequence ATGGCACGTCAGAAAGCGATCCGCGCCGCCGTGCCGGCCGTCGCGCTGGTGCTCCTCGCCGCCGCGTGCGGTGGCGGTGACGACGACGGCGCGTCCACCAGCGGCGGCGAGTCGGCCTCCATCAGGGTGGCCAACACGTCGCCGACCCAGCCGGGCTTCGTGCCGGCCAAGTACGGCGTCATCACCTACGGCTCCGACTTCGGCCTGGACATGACGATCGACAACTTCACGACGTTCGACTCGCACGCGGTGGCCACGCAGACCGTGTTGTCCGGCCGGGCCGACGTCGTCGCCGGCTCGCTGGTGTCCAACCTGCTGCTCAACGAGCAGGGCCAGGACTTCAAGCTGTTCTGCCCGTACATCGCCCAGGACGACTTCGTCATCGCCGGCGCGAACGGCATCGACTCGGTCGAGGACCTGTTCGACGCGAACACCCGGGTCGCGCTGGACAGCCCGGGCGGCGCCGGCGACGTCATCCTCAACGCCATGCTGCAGTCGCTCGGCGAGGACCGGACCGCGGCCGACATCCCCGGCATCCAGATCCTGGAGTCGTCGGGCCTGCGCACGACCGCGTTCGCGGCCGGCGACGTCGACGCGACCGTGATCCACGACTACCAGTACTACGAGGCGGCCGAGCAGGCGCCCGACCCGGTGATCATCGCCAGCCTGTTCGAGGAGGTGCCGGGCTTCGTCAAGGAGGCGCACGCGGCGCCGGCGGACTGGCTGGAGGAGAACAGCGAGCTGGCCGCCGAGTACTGCGCGTCGGTGCTCATGGGCATGCGCGACCTCTCCGCCGACTACGACGCGTTCGTCAGCGCTGTCGAGGAGTTCGCCGACGTCGAGGAGATGCCCGACGACGAGACGCTCCGCGCGCTGCACGCGAGCGCCGTGGAGTACGGGTTCTGGCCCGGTGAGGACGGTGGGCTCAGCGAGGAGAGCATCACCCTCATGGCCGAGGTGGGCGTGAACTCCGGTCTGCTGGAGGAGGTGCCGAAGTACGAGGACGTCGTCGCAGTCGACATCCTCGAGCGCGCCCTGGAGCTGGTCGAGGAGCAGTCCTGA